The Brassica oleracea var. oleracea cultivar TO1000 chromosome C6, BOL, whole genome shotgun sequence genome includes a region encoding these proteins:
- the LOC106297586 gene encoding uncharacterized protein LOC106297586, with translation MFFTRWFNVLGDCLAQSEVKLDDFPPQMFQKGISEYEEMGSSQRLKLLNFLCDETLSTTVLRDCLANPESVERKKEAKEKLNAAKANEQKLYQKLEDEFSKAQAENNGVELAIKQRLAIVSQMEAESELVFAGMQNALKMQNIILNSCD, from the exons ATGTTTTTTACAAGGTGGTTCAATGTTCTTGGAGACTGTCTTGCCCAATCCGAAGTTAAGCTTGATGACTTCCCTCCTCAGATGTTTCAAAAAGGCATTTCTGAGTATGAGGAGATGGGTTCATCGCAAAGGCTGAAACTTTTGAATTTCTTGTGCGATGAAACGCTTAGCACAAC GGTGCTGAGGGATTGCCTTGCTAATCCTGAATCTGTTGAAAGGAAAAAGGAAGCAAAAGAAAAGTTGAATGCAGCAAAAGCTAAC GAGCAAAAACTATATCAGAAGTTAGAAGATGAGTTCTCCAAAGCTCAAGCAGAGAATAATGGGGTTGAGTTGGCAATTAAACAACGGCTTGCAATTGTATCACAAATGGAAGCTGAATCTGAACTAGTCTTTGCCGGAATGCAAAACGCGTTAAAAATGCAAAATATAATTCTGAATTCATGTGATTGA